Proteins from a single region of Belliella baltica DSM 15883:
- a CDS encoding HEPN domain-containing protein translates to MKTISQLPKSFTSPDFKETSRQKLWQLFKSWTLDKERSQSASNEKEMLHFYEETLSLFDEIYKPQPEQPIHEEATEFVNPNTPYMEQLITAMKVLIAPELIYTIEIPLANEPKIRSRYEVFVVIKHQELSVMEAFQGLLNFIALGDQEICIHPININYLTKEINDGNLFFLTHILQTNLVYKKANARVLPEIDMANHPNVLNQANATLQSGWLLSDQFLKHAQIEIEEKNYSLAIYFLHQSIELRLRALVLAWERHEKKSHEIRLVIRSCLKFIPELASIFPQNSEEEIKLLKILEDAYCKARYKSCFVVSQEEADQLMHRSIQIKSLCEDHYYLCFKPILQNT, encoded by the coding sequence ATGAAAACCATCTCACAACTCCCAAAATCATTTACTTCTCCTGATTTTAAGGAAACTAGCCGACAAAAGCTTTGGCAACTATTCAAGTCCTGGACCTTAGACAAAGAGAGAAGTCAATCAGCAAGCAATGAAAAGGAGATGTTACATTTCTACGAAGAGACTTTGTCGCTTTTTGATGAGATTTATAAGCCTCAACCAGAGCAGCCGATTCATGAAGAAGCAACAGAATTTGTGAATCCAAATACTCCTTATATGGAGCAATTAATTACAGCAATGAAAGTTTTGATTGCTCCTGAATTGATCTATACAATAGAAATACCCCTTGCCAATGAACCAAAAATCCGAAGTAGGTACGAAGTATTTGTTGTCATCAAGCATCAGGAATTGTCAGTCATGGAGGCTTTCCAAGGATTGTTGAATTTCATAGCCTTAGGTGATCAGGAAATTTGTATTCATCCTATTAATATCAATTATCTGACAAAAGAAATTAATGATGGAAACTTATTTTTTTTAACACATATCCTTCAAACTAATTTGGTTTATAAAAAGGCAAACGCCAGAGTTCTCCCCGAAATTGATATGGCCAACCATCCGAATGTCCTTAACCAAGCAAATGCTACACTTCAAAGTGGATGGCTTTTATCAGATCAATTTCTTAAACATGCCCAAATTGAAATAGAAGAAAAAAATTATAGTCTAGCTATTTATTTCTTACACCAGTCCATAGAACTCAGATTGCGCGCTCTGGTACTTGCATGGGAAAGACACGAAAAGAAAAGCCACGAAATCAGACTTGTAATCCGCTCTTGCTTGAAATTCATCCCTGAATTAGCAAGCATTTTTCCACAGAATTCCGAAGAGGAAATCAAGCTCCTCAAAATCCTTGAAGATGCTTATTGCAAGGCAAGGTACAAATCCTGCTTTGTTGTAAGTCAAGAAGAGGCTGATCAACTCATGCATCGGTCAATCCAAATTAAAAGTCTTTGTGAAGACCATTACTATCTATGTTTTAAACCCATACTCCAAAATACCTAA
- a CDS encoding DUF4221 family protein: MQIYKQAIKSLSFVFFIVQPLIFSCTSNTDSYIETQLSYAIDTVLIDSKDEILFLQRQLYTSDYSEYDGMLYNLNDRTNQVEHINLKNLLLEKTIQYEQEGPNGTGFWTSDLQAVSDQQLFLGGERAGIYNLKGELEHRFDWYSVTKERGGILEEERVFFQVVNPNFHHQVFAVVVHDFANSISLRRLKSSSDSIQSYNIDPQEHYLNYTLGDLKNFNKWDPMVYIKSINAQVIVSHEFANDFYVLYPEKDSLIAINYDSPFLLSKVIPTTEGDLVNSMEDRKKALRNYRSQVVYGPIVFDTKNRHYVRLAASIQYGEVEREGYLLPEIDHSMLYISIFDKNFNHLGDQEIPELNRTGIPKYFIRDGAIWMFINVDDELGFIRIKLS; this comes from the coding sequence ATGCAGATATACAAACAAGCAATCAAATCCTTATCCTTTGTGTTTTTTATAGTACAACCACTAATTTTTTCATGTACAAGCAATACAGATTCATACATTGAAACACAGCTGTCCTATGCTATAGACACAGTACTGATAGATTCCAAGGATGAAATTCTGTTTTTGCAACGCCAATTGTATACTTCTGATTATTCTGAGTATGACGGGATGCTGTATAATCTCAACGATAGAACCAATCAGGTCGAACACATCAACCTCAAAAACTTATTACTCGAAAAAACTATCCAATACGAGCAAGAAGGTCCAAATGGAACTGGGTTTTGGACCTCTGACCTTCAAGCAGTGTCCGATCAACAGCTCTTTCTAGGAGGAGAACGTGCTGGAATCTATAACCTCAAAGGAGAATTGGAACATAGATTTGATTGGTATTCTGTAACTAAAGAAAGGGGAGGGATATTAGAAGAGGAGCGAGTATTTTTCCAGGTGGTAAACCCGAACTTTCACCATCAAGTCTTCGCTGTTGTCGTCCATGATTTTGCCAACTCAATATCCCTTCGACGCCTCAAGAGCTCAAGTGACTCCATTCAATCTTACAATATCGACCCCCAAGAACACTATTTAAACTATACTTTAGGTGACTTAAAAAACTTTAACAAATGGGACCCAATGGTTTACATCAAAAGTATAAATGCCCAAGTTATCGTTTCCCATGAATTTGCCAATGATTTTTATGTTTTGTATCCAGAAAAGGACTCTCTGATTGCCATCAATTATGACTCTCCTTTTCTCCTATCGAAAGTAATCCCTACTACAGAAGGAGATTTGGTAAACTCAATGGAAGATCGAAAAAAGGCACTCAGAAATTATCGGAGTCAAGTTGTCTATGGTCCAATTGTTTTTGATACTAAAAATAGACACTATGTGCGTTTAGCTGCCTCAATTCAATACGGAGAAGTAGAAAGGGAAGGATACTTACTGCCAGAAATCGACCACAGCATGCTATATATTTCAATTTTTGATAAAAATTTCAACCATCTCGGAGATCAGGAAATTCCAGAACTCAATAGAACAGGAATCCCCAAATATTTTATTAGAGATGGAGCAATTTGGATGTTTATAAATGTGGATGATGAATTAGGTTTTATTCGAATTAAACTATCCTGA
- a CDS encoding AAA family ATPase, producing MIKVEEFSFGNFWSFKDMQTLNMSAAKIKSKNNRLDQVNIIPVDEDLNLLKSKAIYGANASGKSNVIRGLGTFIRIINDSVKDDSALDMIDSFELSTETIDQPTFFQLVFWVKDIRYRYGFEADNESIKSEWLFSTPNKREQPLFLRENDQILDINQTHFEEGQKAIDLAGGDGDGQIFRSNSLFLSSLASFGFGKVSKGIINAIASISIISGLGHRGMYGLAGDSLNDNVKKNFILDFLKKADLGIEDLLAIDLKGRDLPEELEDDVKEDLKKEKIVVSKRTKFDENLKAIGKSDFAFGFQESEGTRKMFELSPFIYRALKEGNPLVIDEFDARFHPLLTKKIVELFNSDSNHGAQLIFTTHDTNLLSADILRRDQIDFVEKDRYGASHLYTLVEIKGVRNDASFEKDYIQGKYGAIPFLGDFTNLNDFDYAEEDKSYQNH from the coding sequence ATGATTAAGGTTGAAGAATTCAGCTTCGGGAATTTTTGGTCCTTCAAGGACATGCAGACCTTAAATATGTCTGCGGCTAAGATCAAATCAAAAAACAACCGTCTCGATCAAGTCAATATTATTCCAGTAGATGAAGATTTAAACCTATTAAAATCTAAGGCCATCTACGGAGCTAATGCAAGCGGTAAAAGTAATGTTATTAGAGGTTTAGGAACATTTATCAGGATAATCAATGACTCTGTTAAAGACGATAGCGCATTAGATATGATCGATTCTTTCGAGCTTTCAACCGAAACGATTGATCAACCCACCTTTTTTCAATTGGTTTTTTGGGTCAAGGATATCCGTTACAGGTATGGTTTTGAAGCTGATAATGAATCTATCAAAAGTGAGTGGTTATTCTCAACACCCAATAAAAGGGAACAACCTTTATTCTTAAGAGAAAACGACCAAATCTTGGATATTAATCAAACCCATTTTGAGGAAGGGCAAAAAGCCATTGATTTGGCAGGGGGAGATGGTGACGGTCAGATTTTTAGAAGTAATTCTCTATTCCTTTCCTCTTTGGCATCTTTTGGCTTTGGAAAGGTTTCAAAGGGTATCATAAATGCTATTGCTTCCATTTCTATTATCAGTGGACTTGGACATCGTGGAATGTATGGGTTAGCAGGAGACTCCTTAAATGACAATGTAAAAAAGAATTTCATTTTAGATTTCCTCAAAAAGGCTGATTTAGGGATTGAAGACCTTTTGGCAATTGACCTCAAGGGAAGAGACCTTCCTGAAGAGCTCGAGGATGATGTGAAAGAAGATTTAAAGAAAGAAAAAATTGTTGTTTCAAAACGTACCAAGTTCGACGAAAACCTGAAGGCTATTGGGAAAAGCGATTTTGCTTTTGGTTTCCAAGAATCAGAAGGTACCCGAAAGATGTTTGAACTGAGTCCTTTTATTTATAGAGCATTGAAAGAAGGAAATCCATTGGTCATCGATGAGTTTGACGCTAGATTTCACCCTTTGCTGACTAAGAAAATTGTGGAGCTTTTCAATTCGGATTCCAATCACGGTGCCCAATTGATTTTCACTACACACGACACAAATTTGCTGTCCGCTGACATTTTGAGAAGAGACCAAATTGATTTTGTGGAAAAAGATAGATATGGAGCCAGTCATCTCTATACTTTAGTGGAAATCAAAGGTGTGAGAAACGACGCCTCTTTTGAAAAGGATTATATCCAAGGGAAATATGGTGCGATTCCATTTCTTGGAGATTTTACCAACCTAAATGATTTTGATTATGCCGAAGAAGACAAAAGCTATCAAAATCACTGA
- a CDS encoding protein-export chaperone SecB — translation MKAKFSPLQLLDFKLLESHFEFLVPEESEIDIKELFQSYSVDIDFGIRNNEKAQEIQLFTMIQVNSGKEGSLPGYKIMVEGGGTFRIQNSEALEENLKNNLTQFSTLNMMINNLRNIIYQITNLGPMGGYLLQPIDITQLLRDKAGKGDKN, via the coding sequence ATGAAAGCGAAATTTTCCCCTTTACAGTTATTGGATTTCAAGTTATTGGAATCTCACTTCGAATTTCTTGTTCCAGAAGAAAGTGAAATAGATATCAAGGAATTGTTTCAATCCTATTCAGTGGATATTGATTTTGGTATCAGAAACAATGAAAAAGCGCAAGAAATTCAGTTGTTCACAATGATTCAAGTCAATTCGGGAAAAGAGGGTTCTCTTCCTGGCTATAAAATCATGGTAGAAGGTGGAGGTACTTTCCGTATTCAAAATTCGGAAGCACTCGAAGAGAATCTTAAAAACAACCTTACCCAATTTTCCACCCTGAATATGATGATCAACAACCTCCGAAACATCATCTATCAGATCACCAACTTGGGTCCTATGGGTGGGTATTTGTTACAGCCGATTGATATTACGCAGTTGTTGAGGGATAAGGCGGGGAAAGGTGATAAAAATTAG
- a CDS encoding RloB family protein: MPKKTKAIKITDEKKAWNRKSKPTEYKVESIPMNKTILIVCEGQTEKLYFDAFPVLGVRVDVVNLQGQTKLKLVETTEMIQSEEKRDEIWCVFDMDVNRGEKEFSDYDNAIVKAESLGFKVAYSNDAFELWFYLHFEYTDAEHLRTFYYEALGKKFGLNYVDEGKAYAFCRKIYSILNELDGSSQAEAIERAKRLFENKKDVAYHKQNPVTMVFELVEELNRNLRR, encoded by the coding sequence ATGCCGAAGAAGACAAAAGCTATCAAAATCACTGATGAAAAAAAGGCTTGGAATAGAAAGTCCAAACCCACAGAATACAAGGTAGAATCTATACCAATGAACAAGACTATTCTGATTGTCTGCGAAGGACAAACAGAGAAGTTGTATTTTGATGCCTTTCCTGTTTTAGGTGTTCGGGTAGATGTGGTAAATCTCCAAGGGCAGACCAAACTTAAACTCGTAGAGACAACTGAAATGATCCAATCCGAAGAAAAGAGGGATGAGATTTGGTGTGTTTTTGATATGGATGTCAATAGAGGTGAAAAAGAGTTTAGCGATTATGACAATGCCATCGTGAAAGCTGAGAGTTTAGGGTTTAAAGTAGCTTACTCGAATGACGCATTTGAGTTGTGGTTTTACCTTCATTTCGAATATACAGATGCTGAACATCTTAGAACCTTCTACTATGAAGCTTTGGGGAAGAAATTTGGACTCAATTATGTAGATGAAGGAAAAGCATATGCTTTTTGTCGAAAAATATATTCCATCTTAAATGAATTAGATGGATCTTCACAAGCAGAAGCAATTGAGAGAGCGAAGCGTCTTTTTGAGAACAAAAAGGATGTAGCCTACCACAAGCAAAACCCTGTAACCATGGTTTTTGAATTGGTAGAGGAGTTGAATAGGAATTTGAGGAGATAG
- a CDS encoding helix-turn-helix domain-containing protein, translated as MQKNIHQGRNVKRFREMLGIKQEVLAYELGEDWSQKKISLLEQREIIEEDILKQVSEILRIPVEAIQNFDEEQAITVISSTFNDNSAVVNNNPTFHPIDKLIQLHEEKIALYERMLKEKDEMMAKLERLIK; from the coding sequence ATGCAAAAGAATATTCATCAAGGCAGAAATGTCAAACGCTTTAGAGAGATGCTAGGTATCAAGCAGGAAGTCCTTGCCTACGAACTCGGCGAAGATTGGTCTCAAAAGAAAATCTCTTTGCTTGAACAACGAGAGATCATTGAAGAGGATATTTTGAAGCAAGTTTCAGAAATCCTTAGAATTCCGGTAGAGGCCATTCAGAATTTTGATGAAGAACAAGCAATAACTGTTATTTCAAGTACTTTTAATGATAACTCTGCAGTAGTAAACAATAACCCTACTTTTCATCCAATCGACAAGCTAATTCAGCTCCACGAGGAAAAGATTGCTTTGTATGAGCGGATGTTGAAGGAGAAAGATGAGATGATGGCTAAGTTGGAGAGGTTGATAAAATAG
- a CDS encoding PspC domain-containing protein, which translates to MKKTISINISGILFHIEEDGYAVLKKYLDAINKHFSHYEDNQEIISDIENRIAEIFLSNLKNNKQVITAENVDNLIEKMGTIADFKAMEEIEESNSDKTAEENVSEENDFYKFITPPGENGTKGYKKISRMERSKILGGVCAGFANYFSIDPLWTRLIAILLLFSGNLKFGSFNWMPWNASFSLSIGLFALVAYIVLWVILPVSYDNPEDKNVKKLYRNPDDRTLGGVASGIAAYFGIEVLWARLIFIALIFAGGSGLVIYLILWIITPSAKSITERIQMKGGAITLDNIELTLQENLRPVQSKEESTARKVLMAPFRVLGMIINGIGTALGPIGNVLLAIIRVLFGLIIFLIGLAITITPIVALALYFNIVPQEELFVWGSLHLPTTWITDIVTDWLAIAASLVILIPGLVLITLAISVWVKRSIIEARMGLITFGIWLLSIGVCAFQIPSVVNEFNTNVTHTTSEELNLNDRVLVIKTDTERGRAAFKEQISLEIKGVDVGSPTLIKEFRARGKNYEDAMLNAQSIPYEYSLTDSILELSRVVDLSGINKFRVQELDLILELPYEQVFVMDKSILPIIRSTLTKNGYKIRDVNSDNHWVFNDDGLLCLTCRSEHKQSKSDSLSRVKFSGAYFMK; encoded by the coding sequence ATGAAAAAGACTATAAGTATCAATATCAGTGGCATCTTATTTCACATTGAAGAAGATGGATACGCCGTATTGAAGAAATACCTTGATGCGATCAATAAGCATTTCTCCCATTACGAAGACAATCAGGAAATCATTTCTGATATAGAAAATAGAATAGCTGAGATATTTCTAAGCAATCTTAAAAACAACAAGCAGGTAATCACTGCTGAAAATGTTGATAATCTCATCGAGAAGATGGGCACGATAGCTGATTTCAAAGCTATGGAGGAAATCGAAGAATCCAATTCTGATAAAACTGCTGAAGAAAATGTATCAGAGGAAAACGACTTCTACAAATTCATCACTCCTCCTGGAGAAAATGGCACAAAAGGCTACAAGAAAATTTCTAGAATGGAACGCAGCAAAATCCTCGGAGGAGTCTGTGCAGGTTTTGCCAATTACTTTTCTATCGATCCGCTTTGGACTAGGTTGATTGCTATTCTTTTGCTTTTCAGTGGCAACCTGAAATTTGGAAGCTTCAATTGGATGCCGTGGAATGCTAGCTTCAGTCTTTCAATTGGTCTATTTGCACTCGTTGCTTACATCGTTTTGTGGGTAATACTACCTGTTTCATATGACAACCCTGAAGACAAGAATGTCAAAAAACTATACAGAAATCCCGATGACAGAACATTAGGTGGAGTTGCTAGTGGAATAGCAGCTTACTTTGGAATAGAAGTCCTTTGGGCAAGACTGATTTTCATCGCCTTGATTTTTGCAGGAGGCTCAGGATTGGTAATTTATCTTATCCTATGGATCATTACACCTTCTGCTAAATCAATTACAGAAAGGATTCAGATGAAAGGTGGTGCAATCACTTTGGACAACATTGAACTGACCCTTCAAGAAAACCTTAGACCCGTACAATCCAAAGAAGAAAGTACAGCTAGAAAAGTGCTGATGGCACCATTTAGAGTTTTGGGAATGATCATCAATGGAATTGGTACAGCTCTCGGTCCTATCGGAAATGTACTTCTAGCTATCATCCGTGTACTCTTTGGATTGATCATTTTCCTCATCGGTTTGGCAATCACTATCACCCCAATTGTTGCTTTAGCTCTTTATTTCAATATCGTCCCTCAAGAGGAGTTATTTGTATGGGGATCTCTGCATCTTCCTACAACTTGGATAACGGATATTGTAACTGACTGGCTTGCTATCGCTGCATCTCTTGTGATCTTGATTCCGGGATTGGTTTTAATTACTCTTGCGATCAGCGTTTGGGTCAAAAGAAGTATCATCGAAGCCAGAATGGGATTAATCACCTTTGGAATTTGGTTGCTGAGCATAGGAGTTTGCGCTTTCCAAATCCCAAGTGTAGTCAATGAATTCAACACAAATGTCACACATACTACCTCAGAAGAATTGAATCTTAACGATCGTGTTTTGGTCATCAAAACAGATACAGAAAGAGGAAGAGCAGCATTCAAAGAACAAATTTCTTTAGAAATTAAAGGAGTTGATGTGGGATCACCTACTTTGATCAAAGAATTCAGAGCCCGAGGAAAAAACTATGAAGATGCCATGCTCAATGCACAGTCCATTCCTTATGAATACAGCTTGACCGATAGCATTCTAGAATTGAGTAGAGTGGTGGACCTGAGTGGCATCAATAAATTTAGGGTACAGGAACTCGATCTTATTCTTGAGCTGCCTTACGAACAAGTTTTCGTCATGGACAAATCTATCTTGCCGATTATCAGAAGTACACTGACCAAGAATGGTTACAAAATTAGAGATGTCAACTCCGACAATCACTGGGTTTTCAATGATGATGGATTGCTTTGTCTCACTTGTCGCTCAGAACATAAGCAAAGCAAATCAGACTCTTTGTCTAGAGTGAAGTTTAGTGGAGCCTACTTTATGAAATGA
- a CDS encoding P-loop NTPase fold protein, giving the protein MEFELEIPKKQFQVHLEIPKNQRIIFSGAFGTGKTYFLDKFFKGNERYEGIHIYPVNYSVASNEDIFELIKYDIFFKLLEKGLDFEQVEVDKGTFLPFFLNNHATEIIPFLLGLIPKVGASLKDIANGLIELNKKFEKEFKEANLTEQDKIIDYLKEFSGKKGSILEDDLYTQLICSLVNQIQENGKEVVLIIDDLDRIDPEHIFRIMNVLAAHVDIKKDSDQNKFDSNKIILVCDIENIRKIFSNRYGADVDFSGYIDKFYSRSVFHYDLSGEMIKSVNKLFHTVVLDYGNKKMSLGEVRKDVAGAIIKQILHSFIQHDLISIRVLKRIFSGTQSLKERYVWREGKYDAISNNDIELVKAVDFLIFLFQDYKLFVEKCKVLINRDIEILDSVSNHFFINQIVKAGNVKNYWSNNKERPKEVGQELQFEIQIDSFNLRYTISTEFDSYSLKDRHIYSVNSISDSIGQEIKIDDINFFLLLVGLLEKTDFKSLLNLKFDSV; this is encoded by the coding sequence ATGGAATTTGAATTAGAGATACCCAAAAAGCAGTTCCAAGTCCACCTTGAGATACCCAAAAATCAGCGCATTATTTTTTCAGGTGCATTTGGAACTGGGAAGACTTACTTTTTGGACAAGTTTTTTAAGGGAAATGAAAGGTATGAAGGCATACATATTTATCCTGTAAACTACTCTGTTGCTTCCAACGAGGATATTTTTGAATTGATCAAGTACGACATATTCTTTAAACTCCTTGAAAAAGGACTAGACTTTGAGCAAGTTGAGGTTGACAAAGGAACCTTTCTCCCATTTTTCCTGAATAACCATGCAACGGAAATTATTCCCTTTCTATTGGGATTAATTCCAAAAGTTGGAGCCTCTTTGAAGGATATAGCTAACGGGTTGATCGAGTTAAATAAAAAATTTGAGAAAGAATTTAAGGAGGCGAATCTTACTGAGCAAGACAAAATAATCGACTATTTAAAAGAATTCTCAGGTAAAAAGGGATCCATACTTGAAGATGATTTATACACCCAGCTAATCTGTAGCTTAGTCAATCAAATTCAAGAAAACGGGAAAGAGGTAGTATTGATTATCGATGACCTGGACCGCATTGATCCTGAACACATTTTTAGGATAATGAATGTTTTGGCGGCCCATGTTGATATCAAAAAAGACAGTGATCAAAATAAGTTTGACTCTAATAAAATCATCCTTGTCTGCGATATTGAGAATATCAGAAAAATCTTTTCCAACCGTTATGGTGCAGATGTGGACTTTTCAGGATATATCGATAAGTTTTATTCGAGGTCGGTTTTCCATTATGACTTGTCGGGGGAGATGATAAAAAGTGTAAATAAATTATTTCATACTGTGGTCCTCGATTATGGAAATAAAAAAATGTCTCTAGGTGAAGTAAGAAAAGATGTAGCAGGAGCAATAATAAAACAAATATTACACTCCTTTATTCAACATGATTTAATTTCAATTCGGGTACTTAAACGCATTTTTTCAGGAACTCAAAGTTTAAAGGAAAGGTATGTGTGGAGGGAAGGAAAGTATGATGCAATCTCCAATAATGATATTGAACTAGTAAAAGCTGTTGACTTTTTGATCTTCTTATTTCAAGACTATAAACTATTTGTGGAAAAATGTAAAGTTCTAATAAATAGGGATATAGAAATTTTAGACAGTGTTTCAAATCACTTCTTTATTAACCAGATAGTAAAAGCAGGCAACGTTAAAAATTATTGGAGCAATAACAAAGAAAGGCCAAAAGAAGTCGGTCAAGAATTGCAGTTTGAAATACAGATAGATAGTTTTAATCTTAGATATACAATTAGTACTGAATTTGATTCATATAGTTTGAAAGATAGACACATATACAGCGTAAACTCTATTTCTGATAGTATTGGCCAAGAAATTAAGATTGATGATATTAATTTCTTCTTACTTTTAGTGGGACTCTTAGAAAAAACGGATTTTAAATCACTTTTAAATTTAAAGTTTGATTCTGTTTAA
- a CDS encoding MBL fold metallo-hydrolase RNA specificity domain-containing protein produces the protein MKVKVKFLGGAGTVTGSRYLLEINNYKVLVDCGMFQGLKDYRVRNWEAFPISPSEIDMVILTHAHIDHSGYLPKLVKEGFRGPIYGTEATLELIKILLLDSAKLQEEAAAYAQKKGYSKHEKPLPLYTIEDAERVFPLLKGADFEEEQSEYPEFNFTFYNAGHILGAAIVKLKVNGAQQVKKIVFSGDLGRYHDPILNPPARLPFADILFLESTYGDRVSKIKNPEEELGRAIREAYRRGGVALIPAFAVGRTQMMLYYLHRLQQKGKIPDIPIYVDSPMAIDVTKLYKSFNEYHRLKPLFEEEGSNPFSHKNLHYYQSQEASISLNAVRGDAIIISASGMATGGRVMHHLYNRLPKEQDTVIFVGYQAVGTRGRKLLEGDQSVKMYGLDVPIKAKIEYIEGLSAHADQEELIDWSEGFTSKPKITFLVHGEDEARIALQQKLKEELDWDAIIPEYLESFELFDGI, from the coding sequence ATGAAGGTAAAAGTTAAGTTTTTAGGTGGAGCTGGAACAGTAACCGGCTCAAGATACCTTTTGGAAATCAACAATTATAAGGTTCTCGTAGATTGCGGCATGTTTCAAGGGCTCAAAGATTATCGAGTGAGAAACTGGGAAGCTTTCCCAATTTCCCCATCTGAAATAGACATGGTCATCTTGACACATGCTCATATTGACCACAGTGGCTACTTACCCAAACTCGTCAAGGAAGGTTTCAGAGGTCCTATCTATGGAACGGAAGCCACTTTAGAACTTATCAAAATTCTCTTGCTCGATTCTGCAAAGCTTCAAGAGGAAGCAGCAGCTTATGCGCAGAAAAAAGGCTACTCTAAGCACGAGAAACCTCTGCCCCTTTACACCATTGAGGATGCAGAGAGAGTCTTTCCACTCCTCAAAGGGGCCGATTTCGAAGAAGAGCAGTCTGAGTATCCTGAATTCAACTTTACTTTTTACAATGCTGGCCATATTCTAGGTGCTGCTATTGTCAAATTGAAAGTTAATGGAGCACAACAGGTCAAAAAAATCGTTTTCTCGGGAGATTTGGGAAGGTATCATGATCCTATCCTGAATCCTCCTGCAAGACTTCCATTTGCAGACATACTCTTTTTAGAATCAACTTATGGAGACCGAGTTTCCAAAATCAAAAACCCTGAAGAAGAATTGGGTAGGGCAATTCGAGAGGCCTATCGAAGAGGTGGGGTGGCATTGATACCAGCATTTGCTGTGGGTAGAACTCAGATGATGCTCTACTACTTGCACCGCTTGCAGCAGAAAGGAAAAATTCCAGATATCCCCATCTATGTAGACAGTCCCATGGCGATAGATGTCACCAAGCTATACAAGTCCTTTAACGAATATCACAGATTGAAGCCTTTATTTGAAGAAGAAGGATCTAATCCTTTTTCACATAAAAATTTACATTATTATCAGTCTCAAGAAGCCTCTATTTCACTTAATGCTGTAAGAGGTGATGCCATTATCATTTCTGCAAGTGGCATGGCAACTGGTGGACGTGTTATGCATCATCTATATAACAGGCTCCCAAAAGAACAGGACACCGTGATTTTTGTAGGTTACCAAGCTGTAGGGACGAGAGGAAGAAAATTACTTGAAGGAGATCAAAGCGTAAAAATGTATGGTTTGGATGTACCTATTAAAGCAAAAATTGAATATATCGAGGGACTTTCAGCCCATGCTGATCAAGAGGAGCTAATAGATTGGTCTGAAGGTTTCACTTCAAAACCTAAAATTACATTTCTTGTCCATGGAGAAGATGAAGCCAGAATCGCCCTTCAGCAGAAACTAAAAGAAGAATTGGATTGGGATGCTATCATACCTGAATATCTGGAGAGTTTTGAGCTTTTTGATGGGATTTAA
- a CDS encoding helix-turn-helix domain-containing protein, giving the protein MQKNIHQGRNVKRFREMLGIKQEVLAYELGEDWSQKKISLLEQREIIEEDILKQVSEILKIPVEAIQNFDEEQAVNIIANTFDNGSVGFQRNDSCTFHPIDKIIQLHEEKIALYERMLKEKEEMMARLEKMIERL; this is encoded by the coding sequence ATGCAAAAGAATATTCATCAAGGCAGAAATGTCAAACGCTTTAGAGAGATGCTTGGAATCAAGCAAGAAGTCCTTGCCTACGAACTCGGCGAAGATTGGTCTCAAAAGAAAATCTCTTTGCTTGAACAGCGAGAGATCATTGAAGAGGATATTTTAAAGCAGGTTTCAGAAATCCTTAAAATTCCGGTAGAGGCCATTCAGAACTTTGATGAAGAACAGGCGGTGAATATTATTGCAAATACTTTTGATAATGGTTCGGTTGGATTTCAGAGAAATGATTCATGTACTTTCCATCCAATCGACAAGATAATTCAGCTTCATGAGGAGAAGATTGCTTTGTATGAACGGATGTTGAAGGAGAAGGAAGAGATGATGGCGAGGTTGGAGAAGATGATAGAGAGGTTATAG